From Gemmatimonadaceae bacterium:
ATTCTTTAGCGTAGTGCACGCACCCAGCCGTATCGCCAACAGTGCCGTTCACCTTCGCACCGAGCTAAAGTCGTACCCGCCGCAACAGCTGGGCATTGGCAGCCACGATGATCGTGCTTGCGGACATCAGGACGGCAGCAATTGCCGGTGAAAGCACGATCCCCCATGGGGCAAGGACGCCCGCAGCGAGCGGAATCGCGACGATGTTGTACCCGGCCGCCCACCAGAGATTCTGCACCATCTTGCGATACGTCGCGCGCGACAGATTGACGATGCGGGGCACGTCACGGGGATCGCTCCGGACCAGAACCACGTCTCCTGCCTCCACGGCGACGTCCGTGCCCGCGCCGATGGCGATCCCGACGTCAGCCGTGACCAACGCTGGGGCGTCATTCACGCCATCACCCACCATCGCCACGCGCCTGCCCTGGCCCTGCAGCCGTTCGATGTGCGCGGCCTTCTCCTCGGGCAGTACCTGCGCGAGCACAGTGTCGATGCGCAGCTCCCGCGCCACGGCGTCCGCCACGGCCTGAGCATCGCCGGTCATCATCACCACTTCGATGCCGGCTGCGTGGAGCATCTGCACGGCCTCGGCGGACTCTGCGCGCACCGCGTCAGCGACCGCAAACGCGGCGATGGTTCGGCCGGATTCGATCAGATAGATCACACCCTGTCCGGCCGCGGTGACCTCGTCGGCGAACCACCGGATCTGCGCGCTCGGCGTCACGCCAAGGCTCTTGAGCAGGTTCGGTCCACCCTCGGCAAGTTGACGCCCTTCCACGGTGGCCCGCACACCACGCCCCGCAATCGCCTCGAATGCTGTGGCGGCCGGGATCGCGAGCCCGCGCGCTTCGGCGCTCTTGACGATGGCGCGGGCGACGGGATGCTCTGCATCGCGCTCCACCGCGGCCGCAAGCCGCAAGGCTTCGTCCTCGGCCAGCCCTCCGTCGGTCTTCATTGAAACCACACGATGCTCGCCCAGGGTCAGCGTGCCCGTCTTGTCGAAGACGACCGTGTTGAGATTGCGCGCCTCTTCCAGGCCACGCCGGTCGCGCACCAGGAGTCCGCTTCGTGCGCCGAGCGTGGTGGAGATGGCGAGCACCAATGGCACGGCGAGCCCGAGTGCGTGCGGGCAGCTTACGACGAGGACGGAAACCAGTCGCTCCACTGCCGTCGCTGCCCTCGCTCCGGCGAGGAGCCACGCCGCGAAAGTGACCGCCCCTGCGCCGAGCGCGATCCAGGTGAGCCAGAACGCCGCGCGGTCTGCGAGCACCTGTGCGCGCGACTTCGAGCCCTGCGCCTGCGCCACGAGGCGCATGATGCCGGCGAGCGCCGTGCGCTCCCCCGTACCGGTCACCTCTATCCGCAGCGATCCGGACCCGTTGATGGCACCGGCGATCACCTTCGCTCCTTCTTCCTTGTCGACGGGTGCAGACTCGCCCGTGAGCAGCGCTTCGTTCACCGTACTGCGTCCCGAGCGAACCAGACCGTCGGCCGGGATATTCGCGCCTGGACGCACGAGCACCACGTCGCCGTCGCGCAGCTCGCCGACCGGAATCTCCTCCAGATGTTCCTCAGCGCCGGTACCGTGGACACGAACGGCTGTGGACGGCAACAGTTTCGCGAGTTCGCCAAGTGCGCCCTGCGCCTGAGAGATCGAACGCATCTCGAGCCAATGCCCGAGCAGCATGATCGTCACGAGCGTCGCCAGCTCTTCCCAGAGTGGCATACCCGGGAAGCCGAGCAGCACGGCGACGCTGAAGACGAACGCCACCGTGATCGCAAGTGCGATGAGGGTCATCATGCCAGGCAGGCGGCTCGCGATCTCGCGCCACGCGCCGCGCAGAAACGGCGCCCCACCGTACAGGAACACCGCTATGCCAAATCCCGCGGGGATGAACGCCGACCCCGGAAAGCGGGGCGCGAAGTACCCTACGGCGTTCTGCAGCATGTGTCCCCAGATGAGCGTGGGGAGCGTGAGCATTAGCGAGAGCCAGAACTTGCTCCTGAACATCTCGACCGAGTGGCCGGCATGTTTGTCGTGCGCGGCATGATCCGCCACGACCATGCCCCCGGCCGCATGTGACGCATGTGCTGGAGCGGCGCTATCTGTCGTGCCGTAGACACCGGTATGCTGCTGATGCTCCGTTCCATGGCCACTTGGCGGGGCGGAAGATCCCTGTGGGCCGGCGGTGACCCCATCAGCGTGATGGCGGGCATGCGGATCGGTCATGCTATCCTCGCGCCGATGCGGGTTGCGGTGAATCGTGGACGGCCGGGAGCGGCACATCCGGCTCGTTACGCCCGGCAAGGTACGGGCGTGTCGGCGTGACCGCCGGCAACGGGCGAAGTGAATACGGCCCTCGGCATGGATCGGCATGGTTCTGCCGACTCGAGGGGTGTCGGCGGA
This genomic window contains:
- a CDS encoding heavy metal translocating P-type ATPase, which produces MTDPHARHHADGVTAGPQGSSAPPSGHGTEHQQHTGVYGTTDSAAPAHASHAAGGMVVADHAAHDKHAGHSVEMFRSKFWLSLMLTLPTLIWGHMLQNAVGYFAPRFPGSAFIPAGFGIAVFLYGGAPFLRGAWREIASRLPGMMTLIALAITVAFVFSVAVLLGFPGMPLWEELATLVTIMLLGHWLEMRSISQAQGALGELAKLLPSTAVRVHGTGAEEHLEEIPVGELRDGDVVLVRPGANIPADGLVRSGRSTVNEALLTGESAPVDKEEGAKVIAGAINGSGSLRIEVTGTGERTALAGIMRLVAQAQGSKSRAQVLADRAAFWLTWIALGAGAVTFAAWLLAGARAATAVERLVSVLVVSCPHALGLAVPLVLAISTTLGARSGLLVRDRRGLEEARNLNTVVFDKTGTLTLGEHRVVSMKTDGGLAEDEALRLAAAVERDAEHPVARAIVKSAEARGLAIPAATAFEAIAGRGVRATVEGRQLAEGGPNLLKSLGVTPSAQIRWFADEVTAAGQGVIYLIESGRTIAAFAVADAVRAESAEAVQMLHAAGIEVVMMTGDAQAVADAVARELRIDTVLAQVLPEEKAAHIERLQGQGRRVAMVGDGVNDAPALVTADVGIAIGAGTDVAVEAGDVVLVRSDPRDVPRIVNLSRATYRKMVQNLWWAAGYNIVAIPLAAGVLAPWGIVLSPAIAAVLMSASTIIVAANAQLLRRVRL